One Euphorbia lathyris chromosome 1, ddEupLath1.1, whole genome shotgun sequence DNA segment encodes these proteins:
- the LOC136214791 gene encoding uncharacterized protein yields MLTQRGTDSMLRRTIRVKNKTPAPLQITAEQILREAREMQEDKIRPPKQKITDSSELADYQQRKRNEFEDLIKRIQWNMNVWIKYAKWEESQKHFNRARSVLERAHDFHYKNHTFWLKYADMEMKNRFINHARNVWDRAVNLLPRVDQLWYKYIHMEEMIGNLGGARQIFERWMGWMPEEQGWAAYIDFEVRYGEIERARVIFERFVQCYPGVRVWIRYAKFEMKNGDVGRCRNVYERAAEKLGDDEEAEQLFVGFAEFEERCKEIERARCIYRFAVECIPRGGGEELYRKFVDFERRYGG; encoded by the coding sequence ATGTTGACTCAGAGAGGTACAGATTCGATGCTTCGACGGACAATTCGCGTCAAGAACAAAACTCCAGCGCCTCTACAAATCACGGCCGAGCAGATCCTCCGTGAGGCACGGGAGATGCAGGAAGATAAAATCCGGCCACCAAAGCAGAAAATCACAGACTCCAGTGAGCTCGCCGACTATCAACAGCGCAAGAGAAACGAGTTCGAAGATCTAATTAAACGGATTCAATGGAATATGAATGTGTGGATCAAGTACGCAAAATGGGAGGAATCACAAAAACACTTCAATCGCGCTCGCTCAGTTTTAGAACGGGCTCACGATTTCCACTACAAGAACCACACATTCTGGCTCAAATACGCAGACATGGAGATGAAAAACAGGTTCATCAACCACGCTCGCAATGTTTGGGATCGCGCAGTGAATCTACTCCCGCGTGTAGATCAGCTATGGTATAAGTACATACACATGGAGGAGATGATTGGAAACTTAGGCGGCGCGAGGCAGATCTTCGAGAGATGGATGGGGTGGATGCCGGAGGAGCAAGGGTGGGCTGCCTATATAGATTTTGAGGTTAGGTATGGTGAAATTGAACGTGCTAGGGTTATTTTTGAACGGTTTGTTCAGTGTTATCCGGGAGTTAGGGTTTGGATTCGGTATGCGAAATTCGAGATGAAGAATGGAGACGTTGGGAGGTGTAGGAATGTGTATGAAAGAGCGGCGGAGAAGTTGGGTGATGACGAGGAGGCGGAGCAGTTGTTTGTGGGGTTTGCCGAGTTTGAAGAGCGGTGTAAAGAAATAGAGCGCGCTCGGTGTATCTATAGGTTTGCGGTGGAATGTATTCCGAGAGGGGGAGGTGAGGAGTTGTATAGGAAATTTGTGGATTTTGAGAGGAGGTATGGGGGTTGA
- the LOC136210890 gene encoding homoserine kinase: protein MAICFFSPLKPMPFSPSNHNSKPPLIRCSFSPSTITTAEPKPVFSSVRSFAPATVANLGPGFDFLGCAVDGLGDYVSVRVDPSVHPGEISISDICGTHASKKLSKNPLWNCAGIAAIATMKMLNIRSVGLSLTLEKGLPLGSGLGSSAASAAAAAVAVNEIFGGKLDVEDLVVAGLESETKVSGYHADNIAPAIMGGFVLIRNYTPLELMSLKFPEEKDIFFVLVSPDFEAPTKKMRAALPREIEMTHHVWNCSQAGALVASVLQGDLKGLGKALSNDKIVEPKRAPLIPGMEAVKKAALAAGAFGCTISGAGPTAVAVIDNEEKGKEIGERMVDAFRNEGNLNAVAMVTRLDRIGARLVSSVPIR, encoded by the coding sequence ATGGCGATTTGCTTCTTTTCTCCATTAAAACCGATGCCATTTTCTCCATCAAATCACAACTCAAAACCTCCACTTATTCGCTGCAGCTTCTCTCCTTCCACCATCACCACCGCTGAACCCAAACCGGTTTTCTCCTCCGTCAGATCTTTCGCTCCAGCCACCGTTGCCAACCTCGGCCCCGGCTTTGATTTCTTAGGTTGTGCTGTCGACGGTCTAGGAGATTATGTCTCCGTCCGAGTCGACCCTTCTGTCCATCCCGGCGAGATCTCCATCTCTGATATATGCGGAACCCATGCCAGCAAAAAGCTATCCAAAAACCCTCTTTGGAACTGTGCCGGTATTGCTGCTATTGCCACCATGAAAATGCTGAATATCCGATCAGTAGGTCTTTCTCTTACCCTCGAAAAAGGCCTACCCTTAGGCAGTGGCCTAGGTTCGAGTGCTGCAAGTGCCGCGGCTGCTGCCGTCGCTGTTAACGAGATTTTTGGGGGAAAATTAGATGTGGAGGATCTAGTTGTTGCTGGATTGGAATCTGAAACCAAAGTTTCAGGTTATCATGCTGATAATATAGCGCCGGCGATTATGGGAGGATTTGTATTGATCAGAAATTATACTCCATTGGAACTAATGAGCTTGAAGTTCCCTGAAGAGAAGGATATATTTTTTGTACTTGTAAGTCCAGATTTTGAGGCACCTACTAAGAAAATGCGAGCTGCCTTGCCAAGAGAAATTGAGATGACTCACCATGTGTGGAACTGTAGTCAAGCTGGGGCATTAGTTGCTTCTGTGCTTCAAGGGGATTTAAAAGGATTAGGCAAGGCATTATCAAATGATAAAATAGTTGAGCCCAAAAGGGCACCGTTGATTCCTGGAATGGAAGCTGTGAAGAAAGCTGCCCTTGCGGCTGGGGCATTTGGGTGCACAATTAGCGGAGCAGGGCCTACAGCTGTTGCAGTGATTGATAATGAGGAGAAGGGGAAGGAGATTGGGGAGAGAATGGTGGATGCCTTCAGGAATGAAGGGAATTTGAATGCTGTGGCTATGGTGACGAGGTTAGATAGAATTGGTGCTAGACTTGTTAGCAGCGTTCCAATTAGATAA